In Dyadobacter subterraneus, a single genomic region encodes these proteins:
- a CDS encoding histidine phosphatase family protein: MKRKSIYLIRHGETDLNRRGVVQGSGVDSSLNEWGEAQAAAFFNAYQHVPFDKIYTSNLQRTQQSVRGFINQGIAHESYAGLNEISWGLREGKEPNTGDSSYYRDLVLAWKAGDFDSAAEGGESPNQVRDRQIPVIETILSRPHERNILIAMHGRAMRVLLTILFKESLIHMDDYEHSNLCLYRINYSYDTGLFEMEVRNDTTHLLSLEIPQTL, from the coding sequence TTGAAAAGAAAGTCTATATATCTCATTCGCCACGGTGAAACTGATCTTAATCGCAGAGGAGTAGTACAGGGAAGTGGTGTGGATTCTAGTTTGAACGAATGGGGAGAGGCTCAGGCCGCTGCTTTTTTTAATGCTTATCAGCATGTACCTTTTGACAAAATATATACTTCAAATTTACAGCGAACGCAGCAGTCTGTCCGCGGTTTTATAAATCAGGGTATTGCGCATGAAAGTTATGCCGGACTGAATGAAATTTCCTGGGGACTTCGCGAAGGTAAAGAACCTAACACGGGGGATTCAAGTTACTATCGAGATCTTGTACTTGCGTGGAAAGCAGGTGATTTTGACAGTGCTGCCGAAGGCGGAGAAAGTCCGAATCAGGTTCGTGACCGTCAGATTCCGGTGATAGAAACAATTCTATCCCGTCCTCACGAAAGAAATATTCTAATTGCCATGCACGGCCGTGCGATGCGCGTGTTATTAACCATTCTTTTCAAGGAATCGCTGATCCATATGGACGATTACGAGCACAGTAATCTGTGTTTGTACCGCATCAATTATTCTTATGACACTGGTCTTTTTGAAATGGAAGTGAGAAACGATACAACGCACCTGCTTTCACTGGAAATTCCTCAAACCTTGTAG
- a CDS encoding hotdog fold thioesterase, producing MFATSISLDAIHSFSKNTIADHIGIEFLEIGTDYIVAKMPVDHRTHQPFGILHGGASVVLAETLGSIASFLCLKDRDNQHAVGLEINANHLRPAKNGFVYGRVTPIHVGRTTHIWDIKITNEENKLVCISRLTVAIVDANR from the coding sequence ATGTTCGCAACATCCATTTCTCTTGACGCCATTCATTCTTTTAGCAAAAACACAATTGCCGATCATATTGGTATTGAATTTCTGGAAATAGGAACAGATTATATTGTGGCCAAAATGCCAGTTGATCATCGTACGCATCAGCCATTCGGGATTTTGCATGGCGGTGCGTCTGTTGTTTTGGCAGAAACACTGGGAAGTATTGCGTCTTTTTTATGCCTGAAAGACCGGGACAATCAGCATGCAGTAGGACTGGAAATAAATGCAAATCATCTTCGCCCGGCAAAGAACGGATTTGTTTACGGACGTGTTACACCTATACATGTTGGAAGGACGACGCATATCTGGGATATAAAAATCACGAATGAAGAAAATAAACTGGTTTGCATAAGTCGTTTAACAGTCGCAATTGTAGATGCGAATCGTTAA
- a CDS encoding chorismate-binding protein — MISTQIRTAQSILERFEAEELWKAAKELGFPCAMWKLPYTSEIKLLISIREGIRSCQPDMEKLSSGFMISPFHWNENDNVLFMEGDIIAVYSENGQLEQLDNKLGEEHPEIKKLVHSASQIKEKDNRGNLENLPLLTATLPDHDTKARFERTVELAVSAIKQKQFHKVVLSRTKKLTYTEHFQPAKAFQKLAKAYAHAFVSLVNLPEQKELWLGASPEALVQQTADGTFKTMSLAGTQKAKDKNGILLPKYDIRWGQKEIEEQALVSRYIIECFKKIRLREYLETGPKTVLAGNLYHLRSDFEVDTNALNFPELSSVMLRLLHPTSAICGVPKIPSLKFISEIEGYDRSFYSGFLGPVQVEGDSNLFVNLRTVRLKDGIATFFAGAGITEDSIPEREWEETELKCDTLLKVIGKEF; from the coding sequence ATGATTTCGACTCAAATTAGAACGGCTCAGTCCATTTTAGAACGTTTTGAAGCAGAAGAACTTTGGAAAGCAGCAAAAGAACTGGGTTTTCCATGTGCCATGTGGAAACTTCCTTATACCAGCGAAATAAAATTATTAATATCAATCAGAGAAGGAATCCGCAGCTGCCAGCCGGATATGGAAAAACTTTCTTCGGGATTCATGATCAGCCCTTTTCATTGGAATGAAAACGATAATGTGCTTTTTATGGAAGGTGATATTATTGCTGTTTATTCTGAAAACGGTCAGCTTGAACAACTTGATAATAAGCTGGGTGAAGAACATCCGGAAATTAAAAAACTTGTTCATTCTGCTTCTCAGATCAAGGAAAAAGACAATCGCGGAAATTTAGAAAATCTCCCTCTTTTAACGGCCACGCTTCCGGATCACGATACAAAAGCACGTTTTGAGAGAACAGTGGAACTTGCTGTTTCGGCTATAAAACAAAAACAGTTTCACAAAGTAGTTTTATCAAGAACAAAAAAGCTTACCTACACCGAACATTTTCAACCGGCAAAAGCTTTTCAAAAACTGGCAAAAGCATACGCTCACGCTTTTGTTTCGCTGGTAAATTTACCGGAACAGAAAGAATTGTGGCTGGGTGCCAGTCCCGAAGCCTTGGTACAACAAACGGCAGATGGTACTTTCAAAACCATGTCGCTGGCCGGTACCCAAAAAGCCAAAGATAAGAACGGCATCCTGCTTCCAAAATATGACATTCGCTGGGGACAAAAAGAAATCGAAGAGCAGGCTTTGGTAAGTCGTTATATTATTGAATGCTTTAAAAAAATTCGATTGAGGGAATATCTTGAAACCGGCCCCAAAACCGTTTTAGCAGGTAACCTTTATCATCTTAGAAGCGATTTTGAAGTGGACACCAATGCGCTCAATTTTCCGGAGCTTTCGTCCGTTATGCTTCGCCTGCTCCACCCTACTTCTGCAATCTGCGGCGTACCCAAAATACCAAGTCTAAAATTCATTTCTGAAATTGAAGGTTATGACAGATCTTTTTACAGCGGCTTCCTAGGGCCTGTTCAGGTTGAAGGAGACTCGAATTTATTCGTAAACCTTCGAACCGTAAGGCTGAAAGATGGCATTGCAACGTTTTTCGCGGGTGCCGGCATTACGGAGGACTCAATTCCGGAAAGAGAATGGGAAGAAACTGAACTTAAATGTGATACACTTTTGAAAGTGATCGGGAAAGAATTTTAA